A single region of the Borrelia hermsii DAH genome encodes:
- the murJ gene encoding murein biosynthesis integral membrane protein MurJ, which translates to MNRDIISTIIVMVSIFFSRIMGFIKIKVFSYYFGANLEADIFNYVFNIPNNLRKILSEGAMTSAFMPEFAHEMKKSNTHALNFLRRVITFNVISISLVICIMILFSKQIMYFVSSYRGNNLELASYIFNYLILYVLLISLASIFASVLNSYKVFFIPSFSPVMLSSSIILSIYLFYRQYGIYSAVIGVIVGGILQFLIQMINCIYIGLTYRPMFNFNDPSFLRFLKRWANMILSALAAIATQQISFALASTLDIGSVSVLSNAIVYYQLPVGIFYVSIATVIFPKMAEYASLGNKKGLDLILNQGIDILIFLLVPMSFLMYIWADPILNLLLTGGKFSVYDTQKTVSVLQYFLIGLLFSSIFGLFQKYYFSIRNSKIPLYFNLLFAAVDIVISVLGIKFYKIVNVLPIAQSISFALCVVIFYFVGFKCGIKLELLRSSIALIKAFISLIPLYLFYTFFNNFKWDVGFSLNNFYLLSVAGIINIIILILCYYLLGVSKIFKFISREIA; encoded by the coding sequence ATGAATAGAGATATTATTTCAACAATTATTGTTATGGTTTCGATCTTTTTTTCACGTATTATGGGTTTTATTAAGATAAAGGTATTTTCTTACTATTTTGGCGCAAATCTTGAAGCAGATATTTTTAATTATGTTTTTAATATTCCGAATAATTTAAGAAAGATTCTTTCAGAAGGTGCAATGACTTCAGCTTTTATGCCTGAATTTGCGCATGAGATGAAGAAATCTAATACACATGCTCTTAATTTTTTAAGACGAGTTATTACTTTTAATGTTATAAGTATTAGTCTTGTTATTTGCATTATGATTCTTTTTTCTAAGCAAATTATGTATTTTGTATCTTCTTATAGAGGTAATAATTTGGAGTTGGCTAGTTATATATTTAACTACTTAATACTCTACGTGTTACTTATAAGCTTAGCATCGATATTTGCATCGGTGCTAAATTCTTATAAGGTTTTTTTTATTCCATCTTTTTCTCCTGTTATGCTCTCTTCTAGTATTATATTAAGCATATATTTATTCTATAGACAATATGGAATATATAGTGCTGTTATTGGAGTAATTGTTGGTGGAATTTTGCAGTTTTTAATTCAGATGATAAATTGTATTTATATTGGTCTTACATATAGACCAATGTTTAACTTCAATGATCCTTCATTTTTAAGATTTTTAAAGAGATGGGCAAATATGATTTTATCAGCTTTAGCGGCAATTGCTACTCAGCAAATTTCATTTGCTTTAGCATCAACCCTGGATATTGGCAGTGTTTCTGTTTTAAGTAATGCAATTGTTTATTATCAGCTTCCTGTTGGAATATTTTATGTTTCAATTGCAACAGTTATTTTTCCTAAGATGGCTGAATATGCTTCTTTGGGCAATAAGAAAGGATTAGATTTGATTTTGAATCAGGGAATTGATATTTTGATTTTTCTTTTAGTTCCAATGTCATTTTTAATGTATATTTGGGCTGATCCTATTCTAAATTTATTGCTTACAGGCGGTAAATTTTCTGTTTATGATACTCAAAAAACCGTTAGCGTACTGCAATATTTTTTGATTGGATTATTATTTTCTTCAATTTTTGGACTGTTTCAAAAATATTATTTTTCAATACGTAATTCAAAAATTCCGCTTTACTTTAATCTTCTTTTTGCTGCCGTTGATATCGTGATTTCAGTTTTGGGTATTAAGTTTTATAAAATTGTAAACGTTTTGCCTATTGCACAATCAATTTCTTTTGCTTTATGTGTGGTTATCTTTTATTTTGTTGGATTTAAGTGTGGAATTAAGCTTGAACTTCTTAGATCCTCAATAGCTCTTATTAAGGCATTTATTTCCCTTATTCCTTTATATTTATTTTATACTTTCTTTAATAATTTTAAATGGGATGTAGGATTTAGTTTAAATAATTTTTACTTGTTAAGTGTTGCAGGTATAATTAATATTATTATTTTAATATTATGTTATTATTTGCTTGGTGTTAGTAAGATTTTTAAGTTTATTAGTAGGGAGATTGCATGA